The proteins below are encoded in one region of Lactuca sativa cultivar Salinas chromosome 3, Lsat_Salinas_v11, whole genome shotgun sequence:
- the LOC111884440 gene encoding zinc finger protein AZF2 — translation MKRLSKNERVANRRMMVDNNPAETSITTFPNNIPGHRWYECKTCGKKFDTFQALGGHQGTHRKLKPIDDDVCMLSLQIAPSPMLRLHQCKMCTKKFDTGQALGGHMRQHKLEKDLILMGRDELLWRQLVAEEKPESNLVVENVVQPGQQKVEEDEHDRVKTELLLAAKELRLGI, via the coding sequence ATGAAGAGACTGAGCAAAAACGAACGTGTGGCCAACCGTAGGATGATGGTGGACAATAATCCGGCAGAAACCTCAATTACTACTTTTCCTAATAATATTCCTGGGCATCGTTGGTATGAATGCAAGACATGTGGAAAGAAATTCGATACTTTTCAAGCTCTTGGTGGACACCAGGGAACCCACAGAAAACTTAAACCCATTGATGATGATGTATGCATGTTAAGCCTGCAAATAGCTCCTTCTCCTATGTTAAGGTTACATCAATGCAAGATGTGCACCAAGAAGTTTGATACTGGGCAGGCGTTGGGTGGACACATGAGGCAGCATAAACTTGAAAAAGATTTGATTTTGATGGGCAGGGATGAGCTGCTGTGGCGGCAATTGGTGGCGGAGGAGAAACCTGAAAGCAATTTGGTGGTGGAGAATGTTGTACAACCAGGGCAGCAGAAGGTGGAGGAAGATGAACATGATAGGGTGAAAACTGAGTTACTTTTGGCTGCCAAGGAGTTGCGATTAGGTATCTGA
- the LOC111884374 gene encoding eukaryotic initiation factor 4A-3, which yields MAGTSVVPANRGRRNTMVDDEKLVFETSRGVEPIMSFDQMGIKDDLLRGIYQHGFEKPSAIQQRAVRPIIEGRDVIAQAQSGTGKTSMIALTVCQIVDTASREVQALILSPTRELAAQTEKQILAIGDFISIQAHACIGGKSVGEDIRKLENGVHVVSGTPGRVCDMIKRRTLRTRAIKLLILDESDEMLSRGFKDQIYDVYRYLPPELQVCLVSATLPNEILEMTSKFMTDPVRILVKRDELTLEGIKQFFVAVERENWKFDTLCDLYDTLTITQAVIFCNTKRKVDWLTEKMRENNFTVSAMHGDMPQKERDAIMEEFRSGVTRVLITTDVWARGLDVQQVSLVINYDLPNNRELYIHRIGRSGRFGRKGVAINFVKTDDIKILRDIEQYYSTQIDEMPMNVADLI from the exons ATGGCGGGAACGTCAGTGGTACCGGCGAACAGAGGACGGCGGAACACGATGGTGGATGACGAAAAGCTGGTCTTTGAGACCTCGCGCGGAGTGGAGCCGATTATGAGCTTTGACCAAATGGGAATCAAAGACGATCTACTCCGTGGGATTTACCAACACGGATTCGAGAAGCCCTCGGCAATTCAACAGAGAGCTGTTAGGCCTATCATTGAAGGTCGAGATGTCATTGCCCAGGCTCAATCTGGTACCGGAAAAACCTCCATGATTGCGCTTACTGTTTGCCAGATTGTCGACACAGCTTCAAGAGA AGTCCAAGCTTTGATCTTGTCACCAACAAGAGAGCTTGCAGCACAGACAGAGAAACAGATATTGGCTATAGGCGATTTCATCAGTATACAAGCCCATGCATGCATTGGAGGAAAAAGTGTTGGTGAGGACATTAGAAAGTTAGAAAATGGAGTCCATGTTGTTTCTGGAACACCAGGGAGAGTCTGTGACATGATCAAGAGAAGAACATTGCGAACAAGAGCCATTAAACTACTAATTCTC GATGAATCTGATGAAATGTTGAGCAGAGGGTTTAAGGATCAAATTTATGATGTCTACCGTTATCTTCCACCAGAGCTTCAGGTGTGTTTGGTGTCTGCTACTCTTCCTAATGAAATATTGGAGATGACCAGTAAATTCATGACTGATCCTGTTCGAATCCTGGTCAAACGTGATGAGTTGACTCTTGAG GGAATAAAACAATTCTTTGTTGCTGTTGAAAGAGAAAACTGGAAGTTTGATACTCTGTGTGATCTGTATGATACTCTCACAATCACACAGGCTGTAATTTTCTGTAACACAAAGCGAAAG GTGGATTGGCTAACTGAGAAGATGCGTGAGAATAACTTTACTGTATCAGCCATGCATGGAGATATGCCTCAGAAGGAGCGAGATGCAATTATGGAAGAGTTTCGATCTGGTGTTACTCGTGTCTTGATTACAACAGATGTGTGGGCCAGGGGGTTGGATGTTCAACAG GTTTCTTTGGTGATTAACTATGACCTCCCAAATAACCGAGAGCTTTATATTCATCGTATTGGTCGATCCGGTCGATTTGGACGAAAG ggtGTTGCTATTAATTTCGTGAAGACGGATGATATCAAGATTTTAAGAGATATAGAGCAGTACTACAGTACCCAAATTGATGAAATGCCAATGAATGTGGCAGATTTGATATAA